A genomic stretch from Bifidobacterium sp. ESL0769 includes:
- a CDS encoding MarR family winged helix-turn-helix transcriptional regulator, whose product MDKSDAKFDATGADSLGPLIKVANTLIEKELNNRVASMFEGYSLTGPQITLMVYLHDAHGHAVTQREIADRFVLSHPTIRGIVKRLESAGLIKTSQLESDRRQILLELTPEGRRLMDVHIDDIHGVMEQINAMITEGLTGAEQKKLVAALKRIVANFSDGASR is encoded by the coding sequence ATGGATAAGAGCGATGCGAAGTTCGACGCGACTGGCGCCGATAGTCTGGGGCCGCTCATCAAGGTGGCGAATACCTTGATTGAGAAGGAACTCAACAACCGTGTCGCCTCGATGTTCGAAGGTTACAGTCTCACCGGACCGCAGATTACGTTGATGGTGTACCTGCACGACGCGCACGGGCACGCCGTCACGCAGCGCGAGATTGCAGATCGATTTGTGCTAAGCCATCCCACGATTCGTGGCATCGTCAAACGGCTCGAGAGTGCGGGGCTTATCAAAACTTCGCAGCTGGAAAGTGACCGTCGGCAGATTCTGCTCGAGCTCACGCCCGAGGGGCGGCGCTTGATGGACGTGCATATTGACGATATCCATGGTGTGATGGAGCAAATCAATGCAATGATTACCGAGGGCTTGACGGGTGCCGAGCAGAAGAAATTGGTTGCTGCGCTCAAACGTATCGTTGCGAACTTTTCGGATGGGGCATCACGGTGA
- a CDS encoding MDR family MFS transporter: protein MVSRQSEKQKTGRQSASDPQTESGQENGGFTTSITSKQRGLMMAVLLLGSFTALMAETFLNNALPTIMNAFSVSQATAQWLTTAYLLVVGLMIPMSAWVFESFNLRTTFVTLMAVFFVGSIVCIFAPNFWVLLAGRIIEAIAAGGLMPFIQNVILMMFPPEKRGMAMGITGLVIGFGPAVGPTISGLILKVSSWKMLFIILAIASAITAILAVPLVRNLTSPHHSTTDVISFAESIFGFGLILYALSEVGNTGRITVMLAVLFIVGVVIMALFCVRQLKLTKPLLDIHVFGNARFNLCTLLSTISNIAMVGIELVLPLYLQTTRGESALTSGLVMMPGALVMVICNPISGTLYDKLGIKKLSLFGFLMLLIGSVPMLWFSAKTSLYLIGLCYALRMVGISFTMMTTFTAGINLSSARLTAHANAASSTVRQVGGSLGTALAMLVISLAATSQASAGKAAAQAIGYNWGFILMVIFAVIGLVASFFLPNATTEREAIAAESK from the coding sequence ATGGTCAGCCGACAATCGGAAAAACAGAAAACCGGGCGGCAAAGCGCTTCGGATCCACAGACTGAGTCGGGGCAGGAGAACGGCGGTTTCACCACATCGATCACTTCGAAGCAGCGCGGGCTGATGATGGCGGTGCTGTTGCTCGGCTCGTTTACGGCGCTAATGGCTGAGACGTTTCTGAACAACGCGCTGCCGACTATTATGAATGCGTTTTCCGTCAGCCAAGCCACGGCGCAATGGCTCACAACCGCCTATCTGCTGGTGGTCGGTCTGATGATTCCGATGTCCGCATGGGTGTTCGAATCCTTTAATCTGCGCACCACGTTCGTGACGTTGATGGCCGTCTTCTTCGTCGGCTCAATCGTCTGCATCTTCGCGCCGAACTTCTGGGTGCTGCTCGCAGGCCGTATCATCGAGGCCATTGCCGCTGGCGGGCTGATGCCGTTCATCCAGAACGTCATTCTGATGATGTTCCCGCCCGAGAAGCGCGGCATGGCCATGGGCATCACCGGCTTGGTCATCGGCTTCGGTCCGGCGGTCGGCCCCACCATTTCCGGCCTCATCCTCAAGGTCTCCAGCTGGAAGATGCTCTTCATCATCCTTGCCATCGCCAGCGCCATCACTGCGATTCTCGCCGTGCCGCTGGTGCGCAACCTCACCTCGCCGCACCACAGCACGACTGACGTCATCTCCTTCGCCGAGTCCATTTTCGGCTTCGGCCTCATCCTCTATGCGCTGTCCGAAGTCGGCAACACTGGCCGAATTACGGTGATGCTTGCGGTGCTGTTCATCGTCGGCGTGGTCATTATGGCGCTCTTCTGCGTCCGCCAGCTCAAGCTTACCAAGCCGCTGCTCGACATCCACGTTTTCGGCAACGCCCGCTTTAACCTCTGCACCCTGTTGAGCACCATCAGCAATATCGCCATGGTCGGCATCGAACTGGTGCTTCCGCTTTACCTGCAGACCACGCGCGGCGAATCCGCGCTCACCAGCGGTTTGGTGATGATGCCAGGTGCGCTCGTCATGGTAATCTGCAACCCGATTTCCGGCACGCTCTACGACAAGCTCGGCATCAAGAAACTCTCGCTCTTCGGTTTCCTGATGCTCCTGATCGGCTCGGTGCCGATGCTCTGGTTCAGCGCCAAGACCAGTCTGTACTTGATTGGCCTGTGCTATGCCCTGCGCATGGTCGGCATCTCCTTCACGATGATGACCACGTTCACCGCAGGCATCAACCTGAGCTCCGCCCGCCTCACCGCCCACGCCAACGCCGCTTCGTCCACGGTCCGTCAGGTCGGCGGCTCGCTGGGCACTGCGCTCGCGATGCTCGTCATCTCGCTTGCCGCGACTTCTCAAGCTTCCGCCGGTAAAGCCGCAGCGCAGGCCATCGGCTACAACTGGGGCTTTATCCTCATGGTCATCTTCGCCGTCATTGGCTTGGTCGCCTCGTTCTTCCTTCCGAACGCTACTACCGAGCGCGAGGCCATCGCCGCCGAAAGTAAGTGA
- a CDS encoding GNAT family N-acetyltransferase, translating to MANLAKRDSRISGTIRKCDVDDAGMLHRLSVETYVDTFDGTSSDEDMQKYLAETYAEPILRGELADPNSMFFIISMPSDASVEAETQDDQVDNASVGSADSNEIPAGYMKLNFGDAQIEDMGPGAMEVQRLYIQKAFKGCGLGTQLMNLALDTARERNLHKVWLGVWEHNEPAKRFYAGKGFVRVGQHAFWQGDDKQTDYLMAREA from the coding sequence ATGGCAAATTTGGCAAAACGAGATTCGCGGATTTCCGGAACGATTAGGAAGTGTGATGTTGACGATGCGGGAATGCTGCATCGGCTGAGCGTGGAGACGTACGTCGATACCTTTGACGGAACGAGCTCGGACGAGGATATGCAAAAATATCTTGCAGAGACTTATGCGGAGCCGATTCTGCGCGGAGAACTTGCGGATCCCAATTCAATGTTTTTCATCATTTCGATGCCGTCGGATGCGTCGGTTGAAGCGGAAACGCAAGATGACCAAGTTGACAATGCCAGTGTCGGTTCTGCCGACTCTAACGAAATTCCCGCAGGTTATATGAAACTGAATTTCGGCGACGCACAGATTGAGGATATGGGGCCGGGCGCGATGGAGGTTCAGCGGCTTTATATCCAGAAAGCGTTTAAGGGCTGCGGTTTGGGTACGCAACTGATGAATCTGGCATTGGATACGGCGCGCGAACGCAACCTGCATAAGGTCTGGCTTGGCGTGTGGGAGCACAATGAACCTGCCAAGCGTTTTTATGCTGGCAAGGGTTTCGTACGCGTTGGTCAGCACGCGTTCTGGCAGGGTGACGACAAACAGACCGACTACCTCATGGCACGCGAGGCGTGA
- a CDS encoding AEC family transporter yields MSALIQPATLLLIILLGYLFKRTGILGPKDYRVVQVLEFDIVLPGAIIYSFATNPHQLNLLLLSCFSFFAALIPPLLIFVATRHRPVADRAFLMLNGSGFNVGCFCFPMVQAFLGPAALVPAAMFDIGNDIMVAAGTNVMTQNLLHIAPGKTLAEQNAGDAPTLPRIKATDHDARRLQRRALIRNIVKGFVTSPAFDTYILMLILMIFNFHFPTWIAQVSQPFSAANAFCSMVMVGMLTDLPGSKRDLKFVGEVMAWRLPCAIIFALLAWYILPFNPLIRETVVMCCLAPTAIFSTMFTDKVLGNAKLAGFILCLTAVVGTMLMTGAHFLIHM; encoded by the coding sequence ATGTCAGCACTCATTCAACCGGCGACGCTGCTGCTCATTATTCTGCTGGGATATCTTTTCAAGCGGACCGGCATTCTGGGGCCAAAAGACTATCGCGTGGTGCAGGTGCTCGAATTCGATATCGTTTTGCCGGGCGCCATCATCTATTCCTTTGCCACTAATCCGCACCAGCTCAACCTTTTGCTGCTTTCCTGCTTCTCGTTTTTCGCTGCCTTGATTCCGCCGCTGCTGATTTTCGTGGCCACACGCCATCGCCCCGTCGCCGATCGCGCGTTTTTGATGCTCAACGGCAGCGGGTTCAACGTCGGCTGCTTCTGCTTCCCGATGGTCCAAGCGTTTCTCGGGCCTGCGGCACTGGTTCCCGCCGCGATGTTCGATATCGGCAATGACATCATGGTCGCGGCTGGTACGAACGTCATGACGCAAAATCTTCTGCACATCGCCCCCGGCAAAACGCTGGCCGAGCAGAACGCCGGTGACGCGCCGACATTGCCACGCATCAAAGCGACCGACCACGACGCCCGCCGACTTCAACGTCGCGCGTTGATTCGCAACATCGTCAAGGGCTTCGTCACCTCGCCTGCGTTCGACACCTATATCTTGATGCTGATATTGATGATTTTCAACTTCCACTTCCCCACGTGGATCGCACAAGTCTCGCAGCCGTTCTCGGCAGCGAACGCATTCTGTTCAATGGTCATGGTCGGCATGCTGACCGATCTGCCCGGTTCCAAACGCGACCTCAAGTTCGTCGGCGAGGTGATGGCCTGGCGCTTGCCCTGCGCGATTATCTTCGCTTTGCTGGCTTGGTATATCCTGCCGTTCAATCCGCTGATCCGCGAGACCGTAGTGATGTGCTGTCTCGCCCCCACGGCCATTTTCTCGACGATGTTCACCGATAAGGTGCTCGGCAACGCCAAACTCGCCGGCTTCATCCTCTGCCTCACCGCTGTGGTGGGCACGATGTTGATGACTGGCGCCCACTTCCTCATTCACATGTGA
- a CDS encoding carboxymuconolactone decarboxylase family protein: MAKKQTAGHEQLGEFAPQFAHLNDDVLFGEVWSREDELSPHDRSMITIAAIIAMGATEQMDAHFNIGKANGITKDEIAAEITHLAFYVGWPKAWSAFNRAKKVWSDDETAEK, encoded by the coding sequence ATGGCTAAGAAACAGACAGCGGGACACGAGCAGCTTGGTGAGTTTGCGCCACAGTTCGCGCATCTAAACGACGACGTACTCTTTGGCGAGGTGTGGAGCCGCGAGGACGAGCTTTCGCCGCACGACCGCTCGATGATAACCATCGCCGCAATCATCGCGATGGGTGCCACCGAGCAGATGGACGCGCATTTCAACATCGGCAAGGCCAACGGCATCACCAAGGACGAGATTGCCGCCGAAATCACGCATCTCGCCTTCTATGTGGGATGGCCTAAAGCCTGGTCCGCCTTCAATCGCGCCAAAAAGGTATGGTCCGACGACGAAACGGCCGAAAAATAA
- a CDS encoding non-canonical purine NTP pyrophosphatase, with product MKIVVATHNEGKLPEIRKIIETELGEAARHVELVSAGSMNLPDPVEDGVTFEENALIKARDVAKRTGLPALADDSGLIVDVLGAAPGILSARWAGAHGHDKANNALLLAQLEDIPDGKRGARFNCAAALVVPKHCGEERSNGTTPKAEETVKLGEMRGTVIREPRGENGFGYDSIFVPNDQPGRLNDDGEKLTSAEMTAEEKNSISHRHKAFVALAPAIKALIG from the coding sequence ATGAAGATCGTCGTCGCCACACATAACGAGGGCAAGCTGCCGGAGATTCGCAAAATCATCGAGACTGAGCTGGGTGAGGCCGCACGGCACGTCGAGCTGGTGTCGGCCGGGTCGATGAACCTGCCCGATCCTGTGGAGGACGGTGTGACGTTTGAAGAGAACGCGCTGATCAAGGCGCGGGATGTGGCGAAACGAACCGGTCTGCCGGCCCTCGCCGACGACAGCGGTCTGATTGTCGACGTGCTCGGTGCCGCCCCTGGCATCCTCTCGGCGCGTTGGGCCGGTGCCCACGGCCATGACAAGGCCAATAATGCCTTGCTGCTCGCGCAGCTTGAGGACATTCCCGATGGCAAACGCGGCGCACGTTTCAATTGTGCGGCGGCGCTTGTGGTACCGAAGCATTGCGGCGAGGAACGTTCGAACGGGACGACGCCGAAGGCCGAGGAAACTGTCAAGCTTGGCGAGATGCGTGGCACGGTCATTCGTGAGCCGCGTGGTGAAAACGGCTTCGGTTACGATTCCATCTTCGTACCGAATGATCAGCCCGGCCGTTTAAACGACGACGGCGAAAAACTCACCAGTGCTGAAATGACCGCTGAGGAAAAGAACTCGATTTCCCATCGTCACAAGGCCTTCGTGGCTCTCGCTCCCGCGATCAAAGCGCTTATCGGCTGA
- a CDS encoding MerR family transcriptional regulator has product MNTQTWHSIGEASLYCGLPESTLRYYEDVGIIAPIARDPESGHRAYSDDDLQALLIISCLSATGMPLAKMKEYMANRKRGREGAPTEIDLLRDQKRRLTEERRFLMAREEYVNLKIQYWQAVSDGDDAKATSLGARAEQKVKELSHWHDSENTDSKTAIN; this is encoded by the coding sequence ATGAACACTCAGACTTGGCATTCGATTGGCGAGGCGTCGCTTTATTGCGGGCTGCCGGAAAGCACGTTGCGCTATTACGAGGACGTCGGCATCATCGCGCCGATTGCGCGCGACCCGGAAAGCGGCCATCGCGCCTATTCGGACGACGACCTTCAAGCATTGCTGATTATTTCGTGCCTTTCGGCCACCGGCATGCCACTGGCCAAGATGAAGGAATACATGGCCAACCGCAAGCGCGGCCGCGAAGGCGCGCCGACGGAAATCGACTTGCTGCGCGACCAAAAGCGTCGACTCACCGAAGAGCGGCGATTCCTGATGGCGCGCGAGGAATACGTCAATCTGAAAATCCAGTATTGGCAGGCGGTTTCGGATGGCGACGATGCAAAAGCTACCAGTCTGGGAGCCCGCGCCGAGCAGAAGGTCAAGGAGCTCAGCCATTGGCACGATAGCGAAAACACCGATTCAAAAACAGCTATAAACTGA
- a CDS encoding flavodoxin yields MAQKLAKVANADLKEIKPAKPYVGSELDYEDEKSRVNVEHAADARPQMAAPIDAGAYDVVFVGYPLWFGVAPQIVRTFLESQDFEGKTIVTFATSGSSVEGANGEHLHGYAPKATWKTGRRFMPDVSETVLEQWVKELGL; encoded by the coding sequence GTGGCACAGAAATTGGCGAAAGTCGCCAACGCCGATCTCAAAGAGATCAAACCGGCAAAGCCGTATGTCGGCTCTGAGCTTGATTACGAGGATGAGAAAAGCCGTGTGAATGTGGAGCATGCCGCTGATGCGCGTCCGCAGATGGCGGCTCCTATCGATGCCGGCGCCTATGACGTGGTGTTCGTGGGCTATCCGCTTTGGTTCGGCGTCGCGCCTCAAATCGTACGTACGTTCCTGGAAAGCCAAGATTTCGAAGGCAAGACCATCGTGACGTTCGCCACCTCCGGCTCAAGCGTGGAAGGTGCGAACGGCGAGCATTTGCACGGTTATGCTCCCAAGGCTACGTGGAAGACGGGTCGTCGTTTCATGCCGGACGTCAGCGAAACTGTTCTGGAGCAGTGGGTCAAGGAACTTGGTTTATAG
- a CDS encoding aldo/keto reductase: MERITLGDSEVEVSPMFIGGMSFGKPDPEQHVWTIDQEGTQAVIARALELGVNAIDTANCYARGTSEEYIGQALKNLRVPRDQVVLASKVYFNEGHSSAAAIKREIEGSLKRLQTDYLDLYILHRFDYTTPMEETMQELDELVRAGKVRAIGASEMFGYQYHNLQVIAEENGWTKLSTLQCHYNLIYREDERELIPVARQYNAVPTPYSPLASGHLARKTWDSETLRGRTDKVEHSKYDRDRTIDQPIVDRVAKLAEKRGVSMSQIALAWHWAHGPSAPIVGCSSPKRVDQAVAALDVKLSEDEVNYLEEPYIAHELVGPLARPGEKPLAGTTVPPENK; encoded by the coding sequence ATGGAACGCATCACTTTAGGAGATTCCGAAGTCGAAGTCTCTCCAATGTTCATCGGCGGCATGTCCTTTGGCAAGCCGGACCCGGAACAACACGTCTGGACCATCGACCAGGAAGGCACACAAGCCGTCATCGCGCGGGCGCTCGAGCTCGGCGTCAACGCCATCGACACCGCCAACTGCTACGCACGCGGCACCAGTGAGGAATACATCGGCCAGGCGCTAAAGAACCTACGCGTTCCGCGCGATCAGGTCGTGCTCGCCAGCAAGGTCTATTTTAATGAAGGACATTCCTCCGCGGCCGCTATCAAGCGCGAAATCGAAGGCAGCCTGAAACGTCTGCAGACCGACTATCTTGACCTTTACATCCTGCACCGTTTCGACTACACCACGCCCATGGAAGAAACCATGCAGGAGCTCGACGAACTCGTACGCGCCGGCAAGGTTCGTGCCATCGGAGCCAGCGAGATGTTCGGCTATCAATATCATAATCTGCAGGTCATCGCCGAGGAAAACGGTTGGACGAAACTTTCAACGCTGCAATGCCATTACAACCTGATTTATCGCGAGGACGAACGCGAACTCATCCCGGTGGCCCGCCAGTACAACGCCGTTCCGACGCCGTATAGCCCGTTGGCTTCCGGCCATCTCGCACGCAAGACCTGGGATTCGGAAACGCTGCGCGGCAGAACCGACAAGGTCGAGCACAGCAAGTACGACCGCGACCGCACCATCGACCAACCTATCGTCGACCGCGTCGCCAAACTTGCTGAAAAGCGCGGCGTGAGCATGTCGCAAATCGCATTGGCTTGGCACTGGGCTCACGGTCCATCCGCCCCGATTGTCGGCTGCAGCTCCCCCAAACGCGTTGATCAGGCCGTAGCCGCCCTCGACGTCAAGCTGAGCGAAGACGAGGTCAACTACCTCGAAGAGCCCTATATCGCCCACGAATTGGTGGGCCCATTGGCTCGCCCCGGCGAAAAGCCGCTGGCAGGAACCACGGTTCCGCCGGAAAACAAGTAA
- the rph gene encoding ribonuclease PH: MAQIKDLLNTDTVVRPDGRAVDELRPVKITRHFTDAPEGSVLIECGNTRVMCTATFAPSVPRWRKDSGLGWVTAEYAMLPRATSERTPRESVKGKVGGRTQEISRLVGRCLRGVIDMKALGENQIQMDCDVLQADGGTRTASVTGAYVALVDALHWAEKHKHIRSAQKAIKDQISAVSVGIINGTPMLDLPYIEDSQAMTDMNVAMTGSGKFIEIQGTAEHRPFTRDELNVLLELAEKGNKELQRAQNEALAKD; this comes from the coding sequence ATGGCTCAAATTAAGGATTTATTGAATACCGATACTGTAGTGCGCCCTGATGGACGTGCCGTCGACGAGCTACGGCCCGTCAAAATCACCCGTCATTTCACCGACGCTCCGGAAGGTTCAGTGCTCATCGAATGTGGCAACACCCGCGTGATGTGCACGGCGACCTTCGCTCCTAGTGTGCCCCGTTGGCGCAAAGATTCCGGGCTCGGCTGGGTCACCGCGGAATACGCGATGCTGCCGCGCGCCACCTCCGAGCGCACGCCGCGCGAATCCGTGAAGGGCAAAGTCGGCGGACGTACACAGGAAATCAGCCGTTTGGTCGGCCGCTGCCTGCGCGGTGTCATCGATATGAAGGCGCTGGGTGAGAACCAGATTCAGATGGATTGCGACGTGCTGCAGGCTGACGGCGGTACTCGCACCGCTTCCGTTACCGGCGCTTACGTCGCGTTGGTCGACGCTTTGCACTGGGCTGAGAAGCACAAGCACATCCGCTCCGCACAGAAGGCCATTAAGGACCAGATTTCCGCGGTTTCTGTCGGTATTATCAACGGCACGCCGATGCTTGACCTACCGTATATCGAGGACAGCCAAGCCATGACCGACATGAATGTTGCCATGACCGGTTCCGGCAAGTTCATTGAGATTCAGGGCACTGCCGAGCACCGTCCCTTCACCCGCGACGAGCTCAATGTGCTGCTCGAGCTGGCCGAAAAGGGCAACAAGGAGCTTCAGCGCGCGCAGAACGAGGCGCTCGCCAAGGACTGA
- a CDS encoding 2,3-butanediol dehydrogenase, giving the protein MKAVQYYGKEHIQIDDIPEPQLKPGTIKVRPAYTGICGSDLHMYYNGPESVGGNIPGHPHPISGESIPVVLGHEFSGTVEEIADDVDTDLKVGDHVCIESMMACGKCPSCKAGHYNTCDKVGGIGINGRGGGMSEHVVVEARFVHGVGDIPLDQAALLEPFTVAYHAVRRSGAKAGQTAVVGGAGPVGLMLGAVLKAKGLKVIMSELSSVRKQTAKDTGVADVVVDPSKEDLAERVKAETGSAGADVAFDASGAGVVVHQLIAAVRESANVMIVAIHVRPLELNVAKELTRTEKNIMTSLAYCNDHPDSIKLVQDKHIDLSPFITDKIKAEDLVDKGLKELRDDGEHHVKILVQL; this is encoded by the coding sequence ATGAAGGCTGTCCAATACTACGGCAAGGAACATATCCAAATCGACGACATTCCAGAGCCGCAATTGAAGCCCGGCACCATCAAGGTGCGCCCGGCCTATACCGGCATTTGCGGCTCGGATTTGCATATGTATTATAACGGGCCGGAATCCGTGGGCGGCAACATTCCCGGCCATCCGCACCCGATTTCTGGTGAGAGCATTCCGGTCGTCCTCGGCCACGAGTTCTCCGGCACCGTCGAGGAGATCGCCGACGACGTCGACACCGATCTCAAGGTCGGCGACCATGTCTGCATCGAATCCATGATGGCCTGCGGCAAATGCCCCTCTTGCAAGGCCGGACATTACAACACCTGCGACAAGGTCGGCGGCATCGGCATCAACGGCCGCGGCGGCGGCATGAGCGAACATGTAGTGGTCGAGGCGCGCTTCGTGCACGGGGTCGGTGACATTCCGCTCGATCAGGCGGCGCTGCTGGAGCCTTTCACCGTGGCCTATCATGCGGTTCGTCGCAGCGGTGCAAAGGCCGGACAGACCGCAGTCGTCGGCGGGGCCGGTCCTGTCGGACTCATGCTCGGCGCGGTGCTTAAGGCCAAAGGACTGAAAGTCATCATGTCTGAACTTTCCTCGGTCCGCAAGCAGACCGCTAAGGACACGGGCGTTGCCGACGTGGTGGTCGACCCAAGCAAGGAGGATCTGGCCGAACGCGTCAAGGCCGAAACCGGCAGTGCCGGAGCTGACGTCGCCTTTGACGCTTCAGGTGCCGGAGTGGTGGTCCATCAGCTTATCGCGGCCGTCCGCGAAAGCGCCAACGTGATGATCGTCGCCATCCACGTGCGCCCGCTCGAGCTCAACGTGGCCAAGGAACTGACCCGCACCGAGAAGAACATCATGACTTCGCTGGCCTACTGCAACGACCACCCGGATTCGATCAAGCTCGTGCAGGACAAGCACATCGACCTCTCGCCGTTCATCACCGACAAGATCAAGGCCGAGGACTTGGTCGACAAGGGACTGAAGGAACTGCGCGACGATGGCGAGCATCATGTCAAGATCCTCGTCCAGCTCTAA
- a CDS encoding Pr6Pr family membrane protein: MKYFVGIYRLVIAFLCLTWTSVAWTTPNYWVFFTYQTNFVLGLVMLWAGVACLIDGKQPPAWLKGVLTLYIVVTGVVAATLLPPVDPATVKYVFGIVTNVILHRVVPIMAVIDFILFDEHRRFKWHYVLTWLIYFPFYLAFVLIRAHLWPHSGPETAGDPYPYGFIDVSKIGWNQMWINITMCIIAFAIMGLIIFLIDRVLPKKPLIGSVRS, translated from the coding sequence ATGAAATATTTTGTTGGAATCTACCGTCTTGTCATTGCCTTCCTGTGCCTGACGTGGACGAGCGTGGCCTGGACCACGCCGAACTACTGGGTCTTCTTCACTTACCAGACCAATTTTGTGCTTGGCTTGGTGATGCTCTGGGCCGGCGTCGCCTGCCTGATTGACGGCAAGCAGCCGCCCGCTTGGCTCAAGGGCGTGCTCACCCTCTACATCGTGGTCACCGGCGTGGTGGCGGCCACGCTGTTGCCGCCCGTTGACCCGGCCACTGTGAAGTACGTGTTCGGTATCGTCACCAACGTGATTTTGCACAGGGTGGTGCCGATTATGGCGGTCATCGATTTCATCCTCTTCGATGAGCATCGCCGTTTCAAGTGGCACTATGTGCTCACCTGGCTCATTTACTTCCCGTTCTATCTGGCGTTCGTGCTTATCCGTGCGCACCTCTGGCCGCATTCCGGCCCCGAGACCGCCGGCGACCCGTATCCTTACGGATTCATCGATGTCAGCAAGATCGGCTGGAACCAGATGTGGATTAACATCACCATGTGCATCATCGCCTTCGCCATCATGGGACTCATCATCTTCCTCATCGACCGTGTCCTGCCGAAGAAGCCGCTGATCGGTAGTGTGCGCAGCTGA
- the gap gene encoding type I glyceraldehyde-3-phosphate dehydrogenase — MTVKIGINGFGRIGRLTFRRLFELESDEVEVVAINDLTDPAMLAYLLQHDSVQGRFPAEVSSDETGIIVDGKHYTVYAERDAANIPWVANDGVELVVESTGFYTSTEKSSAHLRAGVNKVLVSAPAGDMPTVVYGVNQDVLTADDRIISPGSCTTQSVALLAKPMNDHYGIRAGSMTTIHAYTASQSLTDGPKSKNARNNRAAAENVIPHSTGAAKAIGLVVPELDGKLKGQARRVPVRSGSLTELSLVLEKAPTAEEINAMFREVTHDNDSFGYDDSGLVSSDMIGDTHGAIFDPTLTEVVNLGEGNGELVKINAWYDNEYGFTCNMVRTLLYFVRL; from the coding sequence ATGACAGTGAAGATTGGTATTAACGGATTCGGCCGTATCGGCCGGCTCACGTTCCGTAGGCTTTTCGAACTGGAAAGCGACGAGGTCGAAGTCGTCGCCATCAACGACCTGACCGACCCGGCCATGCTCGCCTATCTGCTGCAGCACGACAGCGTGCAGGGGCGCTTCCCGGCCGAAGTCTCCAGCGACGAGACCGGCATCATCGTGGACGGCAAACATTACACTGTCTACGCCGAACGCGACGCCGCGAATATTCCGTGGGTCGCCAACGATGGCGTCGAGCTCGTGGTGGAATCCACCGGTTTCTACACCAGTACCGAAAAATCCTCGGCGCACTTGCGGGCCGGCGTCAACAAGGTGCTCGTTTCGGCACCGGCCGGCGACATGCCGACTGTCGTCTACGGCGTCAACCAGGACGTCCTGACCGCCGACGACCGCATCATCTCCCCCGGATCCTGCACCACGCAATCCGTCGCACTTCTGGCCAAGCCGATGAACGACCACTACGGCATCCGCGCGGGCTCGATGACCACGATTCACGCCTACACCGCCTCGCAGAGCCTGACCGACGGTCCGAAGAGCAAGAACGCACGCAACAACCGCGCCGCCGCCGAGAACGTCATTCCGCATTCCACCGGCGCCGCCAAAGCCATCGGTCTGGTCGTCCCGGAGCTCGACGGAAAGCTTAAAGGGCAGGCGCGCCGAGTTCCAGTTCGTTCCGGTTCGCTGACGGAACTTTCGCTGGTGCTCGAGAAGGCGCCAACGGCTGAGGAAATCAATGCGATGTTCCGCGAGGTTACGCACGACAATGATTCCTTCGGCTACGACGACAGCGGTCTGGTTTCCTCTGACATGATCGGCGATACCCACGGCGCCATCTTCGACCCGACTTTGACCGAGGTCGTCAATCTGGGAGAGGGCAACGGCGAGCTGGTGAAGATCAATGCATGGTACGACAACGAATACGGCTTCACCTGCAACATGGTACGTACGTTACTGTACTTCGTGAGGCTATAA